One Mesorhizobium loti genomic window carries:
- a CDS encoding VtaA26 protein has translation MKEWLAYIFELCLYLVMQNLSSLHGAVAPASREANKATEVASHSLPSRPSSPAGAKPERFDASGPVCPSLAAGTAGAAAPLGSGPPFDRHDAGPYARSCIRTQDGTVILFEPMTGRAVSAPDRKTAEARLARLSAGHSIRSG, from the coding sequence ATGAAAGAATGGCTTGCATATATTTTTGAGTTATGCTTATATCTGGTCATGCAGAACCTGTCCAGTCTTCATGGCGCGGTAGCGCCAGCCTCGCGTGAGGCGAACAAGGCGACCGAAGTCGCCAGCCATTCCCTTCCGTCCCGGCCGTCCTCCCCGGCCGGGGCGAAGCCCGAGCGCTTTGATGCCTCGGGTCCGGTCTGCCCGTCTCTGGCGGCCGGAACGGCCGGAGCCGCCGCTCCCCTCGGCTCCGGCCCCCCATTCGACCGGCATGATGCCGGTCCATACGCGCGCTCCTGCATCCGCACGCAGGACGGCACCGTCATCCTGTTCGAGCCGATGACGGGCAGGGCGGTTTCCGCCCCTGACAGAAAGACAGCCGAGGCGCGGCTGGCGCGCCTGAGCGCCGGGCATTCGATCCGCTCCGGCTGA
- a CDS encoding GcrA cell cycle regulator, giving the protein MASYSDAELQEIARWLKEGLSASRIAAAFSALRGSAVSRNAIIGIVHRNAMLGAIGFANGRGMPKVVRQAAGEQAIRKPAAAKQGKASGKAAAEKRVGVHADKGTAARKSNARTRRDSSPAWLPPRLFVREVGVLIADGEAYRLKVPAPPRGPIGRQPHGVAMRFIDCLFARCRAPLDLTLEEDPENDAPGGRPGGDMLCCGMRTKGLKSYCGYHQARFQRRVCQ; this is encoded by the coding sequence ATGGCAAGCTACAGCGACGCCGAACTGCAAGAGATCGCCCGCTGGCTGAAGGAGGGGCTTTCGGCCTCGAGGATCGCGGCGGCGTTCAGTGCGCTGCGCGGCAGCGCGGTGTCGCGCAACGCCATCATCGGCATCGTCCACCGCAACGCCATGCTGGGCGCGATCGGCTTTGCCAATGGCCGGGGGATGCCGAAGGTTGTGAGACAGGCCGCCGGCGAACAGGCAATACGCAAGCCGGCGGCTGCAAAGCAGGGCAAGGCGAGCGGCAAGGCGGCCGCGGAAAAGCGCGTCGGCGTCCATGCCGACAAGGGTACCGCAGCGCGCAAGAGCAACGCCCGGACCAGACGCGATTCCTCGCCGGCCTGGCTGCCGCCGCGCCTATTCGTGCGCGAGGTGGGCGTGCTGATCGCCGATGGCGAGGCCTACCGTCTCAAGGTGCCGGCGCCGCCGCGCGGACCCATCGGCCGCCAGCCGCATGGCGTGGCGATGCGCTTCATCGACTGCCTGTTTGCCCGATGCCGCGCGCCGCTCGACCTGACGCTGGAAGAGGACCCGGAGAACGACGCGCCGGGCGGCCGGCCCGGCGGCGACATGCTGTGCTGCGGCATGCGGACCAAAGGGCTGAAGAGCTACTGCGGCTACCACCAGGCGCGGTTTCAACGCCGGGTTTGCCAGTGA
- a CDS encoding XRE family transcriptional regulator, protein MPTPGSLAAFLKDRRTRLDPASFGFSGRRRTPGLRREEVAQRANISPTWYTWLEQGRGGAPSADVLNRIAKGLLLTEAEREHLFMLGLGRPPEVRYRGDEGVSPRLQRLIDTLEASPALVKTATWDVVAWNRAAEIVLTDYSAIPAGRRNILRFMFLTPHIRAKQHDWQNLARFVVGAFRADAARAGAVSEVTQLVDELCSGSPEFATLWQENDVLAHGDGTKRLKHPELGDIELEYSSFAVDGRPDLNLTVYNPIDSKVADRIRAMARCPKG, encoded by the coding sequence ATGCCCACCCCCGGTTCGCTCGCTGCCTTCCTGAAAGACCGCCGCACCCGGCTCGATCCGGCGTCTTTCGGCTTTTCCGGCCGCCGGCGCACGCCGGGGCTGCGCCGCGAAGAGGTCGCCCAGCGCGCCAACATCAGCCCGACCTGGTACACATGGCTGGAACAGGGCCGTGGCGGCGCGCCCTCGGCCGATGTGCTGAACCGCATCGCCAAGGGACTGCTTTTGACCGAGGCCGAGCGCGAACATCTCTTCATGCTGGGGCTCGGACGCCCGCCCGAGGTCCGCTACCGGGGCGACGAGGGCGTCAGCCCGCGGCTGCAGCGCCTCATCGACACGCTCGAGGCCAGCCCGGCTCTGGTCAAGACCGCGACCTGGGACGTCGTTGCCTGGAACCGCGCCGCCGAGATCGTGCTGACCGATTACAGCGCCATCCCCGCCGGCCGGCGCAACATATTGCGCTTCATGTTCCTCACGCCCCACATCCGCGCCAAGCAGCACGATTGGCAAAACCTCGCCCGTTTCGTCGTCGGCGCGTTCCGGGCCGATGCGGCGCGCGCCGGCGCGGTCTCCGAGGTCACCCAGCTGGTGGACGAACTGTGCAGCGGCAGTCCCGAATTCGCCACGCTGTGGCAGGAGAACGACGTGCTCGCCCATGGCGACGGAACAAAGCGCCTGAAGCACCCGGAACTGGGTGACATCGAGCTGGAATACTCGTCCTTCGCGGTCGACGGCAGGCCGGATCTGAACCTGACCGTCTACAACCCGATCGACAGCAAGGTCGCCGACCGCATCCGGGCGATGGCCCGGTGCCCCAAGGGGTGA
- a CDS encoding permease component of ribose/xylose/arabinose/galactoside ABC-type transporters, with translation MSVAGEQSERGGINFARLLMSFGPLLFLAALVVVFTVLKPSFIDPINLFNITRQISITGLIALGMTFVILTAGIDLSVGSLLAFCGMVAAVVAKGGAANTLSLSTSGTQGYGWFAALLAAVIVGAAAGGVQGLAITRLKVPPFVVTLGGLTVFRGLTLTISNGGPISGFDASMRWFGTGLIGPVPVPAIIFAIAAILCHIVLRYTRYGRAVYAVGGNAEAARLSGLRVDRILVSVYVIVGFFAGLAAFVLSARLNSSEAVAGIGYELTVISAVVIGGTSLFGGIGSVGGTVVGAALIGVLQNGLQFNNVSSYTQSIVIGLILILAVAFDRWLKSRVRR, from the coding sequence ATGAGCGTGGCGGGGGAACAGAGCGAGCGCGGCGGCATCAATTTCGCGCGGCTGCTGATGAGTTTCGGGCCGCTGCTGTTCCTGGCGGCGCTGGTCGTCGTCTTCACCGTGCTGAAGCCGAGCTTCATCGACCCGATCAACCTGTTCAACATCACAAGGCAGATCTCGATCACCGGGCTGATCGCGCTCGGCATGACCTTCGTCATCCTCACCGCCGGCATCGACCTGTCGGTCGGCTCGCTGCTCGCCTTCTGCGGCATGGTCGCCGCCGTCGTCGCCAAGGGCGGTGCGGCCAACACGCTGTCGCTGTCGACCTCGGGCACGCAGGGCTATGGCTGGTTTGCGGCGCTGCTCGCCGCCGTCATTGTCGGTGCCGCCGCCGGCGGCGTGCAGGGGCTTGCCATCACCAGGCTGAAAGTGCCGCCCTTCGTCGTCACGCTGGGCGGGCTGACGGTGTTTCGCGGGCTGACGCTGACCATCTCCAATGGCGGCCCGATTTCCGGCTTCGACGCCTCGATGCGCTGGTTCGGCACGGGGTTGATCGGCCCGGTGCCGGTGCCGGCGATCATCTTCGCCATTGCCGCGATCCTGTGCCACATCGTGCTGCGTTACACACGCTATGGCCGCGCCGTCTATGCCGTCGGCGGCAATGCGGAGGCCGCGCGGCTGTCAGGCCTGCGCGTCGACCGCATCCTAGTCTCGGTCTATGTCATCGTCGGCTTCTTCGCCGGGCTCGCCGCTTTCGTGCTGTCGGCGCGGCTGAACTCTTCCGAAGCGGTCGCCGGCATCGGCTACGAGCTGACGGTGATTTCCGCCGTCGTCATCGGCGGCACCTCACTGTTCGGCGGCATCGGCTCGGTCGGCGGCACGGTGGTCGGCGCGGCCCTGATCGGCGTGCTGCAGAACGGGCTGCAGTTCAACAATGTGTCGTCCTACACGCAAAGCATCGTCATCGGGCTGATCCTGATCCTGGCGGTGGCGTTCGATCGGTGGCTGAAGTCGCGGGTGAGGCGGTGA
- a CDS encoding Transcriptional regulator, IclR family — protein MAGKIAEAPDYSVPALEKAFDIIELLAEQKDGLNQGQISEAVGRSIHQIYRVLQALERRGYIFRDRPAGLYFLSPRLFELAHRHEPLRGLVQAALPSMRRLSDAIQQSCNLGVHNAGRVLIVAQVESPAAFGFRVRVGAEFPLFATATGRTLMAFQPQDRVSQWLQASGIPDEKAGMRDALARIRAAGHEEVADGLQPGVIDLAFPVIGPFGQSIAALTVPYVATSYSMLDLATVRRHAAQAAQEIGLVLAPESSGQSAS, from the coding sequence ATGGCTGGCAAAATCGCGGAAGCGCCGGATTATTCGGTACCAGCCCTGGAAAAGGCGTTCGACATCATCGAACTGCTGGCGGAGCAGAAGGACGGGCTGAACCAGGGCCAGATTTCCGAGGCGGTCGGCCGCTCGATCCACCAGATCTACCGCGTGCTGCAGGCGCTGGAGCGGCGTGGCTACATCTTCCGCGACCGCCCGGCCGGGCTCTATTTCCTGTCGCCGCGCCTGTTCGAGCTGGCGCACCGGCACGAGCCGCTGCGCGGCCTCGTCCAGGCGGCGCTGCCATCGATGCGGCGGCTGTCGGACGCCATCCAGCAATCCTGCAATCTCGGTGTCCACAATGCCGGAAGGGTGCTGATCGTGGCGCAGGTCGAAAGTCCGGCGGCGTTCGGCTTCCGGGTGCGCGTCGGCGCCGAGTTTCCGCTGTTTGCCACCGCCACCGGCCGCACGCTGATGGCGTTCCAGCCACAGGACAGAGTCAGCCAATGGCTGCAAGCCTCTGGCATCCCTGACGAAAAGGCCGGTATGCGCGATGCGCTTGCCCGCATCCGCGCCGCCGGCCATGAGGAGGTCGCGGACGGGCTGCAGCCGGGTGTCATCGATCTTGCCTTTCCCGTAATCGGGCCGTTCGGCCAGTCCATCGCAGCACTCACCGTGCCCTATGTGGCGACCAGCTACAGCATGCTCGACCTTGCCACCGTGCGCCGCCATGCCGCGCAGGCGGCGCAGGAGATCGGGCTGGTGCTGGCGCCCGAGTCCTCAGGCCAAAGCGCGTCGTGA
- a CDS encoding riboflavin-specific deaminase: MKPHIVCHMLTSLDGSLHPSRYTASPDGGVPEWSGLYEKIHGDLEGDAWIVGRVTMAEMSKAGAHPPAQIGKVERPHHFAQRDAGSFAVALDASGKLHFAKPDVGGDHVVVLLGRDVADSHLAELAADGVSYIVSETANIDLAAMLDVLGRELGISRLLLEGGAGINGSFFAAGLVDELSLLVAPALDARAGNQGFVEFGESGLAGKMQLSLTSCETLAHGLIHLRYAVSPG; the protein is encoded by the coding sequence ATGAAGCCGCACATCGTCTGCCATATGCTCACCTCGCTCGATGGCAGTCTTCATCCGAGCCGCTACACGGCGAGCCCCGATGGCGGCGTACCGGAGTGGTCGGGCCTCTATGAGAAGATCCACGGCGATCTCGAAGGTGACGCCTGGATCGTCGGCCGTGTCACCATGGCCGAGATGAGCAAGGCCGGCGCGCACCCGCCGGCACAGATCGGCAAGGTCGAGCGGCCGCATCATTTCGCGCAACGCGATGCGGGCAGCTTTGCCGTGGCGCTCGATGCCTCGGGCAAGCTCCATTTCGCCAAGCCGGATGTCGGCGGCGACCATGTCGTGGTGCTGCTTGGGCGTGACGTTGCCGACAGCCATCTGGCCGAGCTCGCTGCCGATGGCGTGTCCTATATCGTGTCGGAAACGGCCAATATCGATCTCGCCGCCATGCTCGACGTGCTCGGGCGCGAGCTCGGTATCAGCCGGCTGTTGCTCGAAGGCGGCGCCGGCATCAACGGCTCCTTCTTCGCGGCAGGGCTTGTCGATGAATTGAGCCTTCTGGTTGCGCCCGCGCTCGATGCGCGGGCGGGAAACCAGGGCTTTGTCGAGTTCGGCGAAAGCGGCCTCGCCGGCAAAATGCAGTTGTCGCTGACAAGCTGCGAAACCCTGGCGCATGGGCTCATCCACTTGCGCTACGCTGTCAGCCCTGGCTGA
- a CDS encoding Activator of Hsp90 ATPase 1 family protein, which produces MTGPSEPIVKTVAIAAAPAKVWRVLTTPAMIPQWMSDEDLSVSLEGHAGGTIVIRGMLHGMAFENHGTVRAFEPERLFTYSYWSTLSASRLADMPENHTLVSFALAPADGGTLLTLTLSDFAEPAIRPHANLYWGPTLQILNAVCERS; this is translated from the coding sequence GTGACCGGTCCCTCCGAACCGATCGTCAAGACCGTCGCCATTGCCGCCGCGCCGGCCAAAGTCTGGCGCGTGCTGACGACGCCCGCGATGATTCCGCAATGGATGTCCGACGAGGACCTGAGCGTCAGCCTGGAAGGGCATGCCGGCGGTACGATCGTGATACGCGGGATGCTGCATGGCATGGCGTTCGAGAACCATGGCACCGTCCGCGCGTTCGAGCCGGAGCGGCTGTTTACCTACAGCTACTGGAGCACGCTGTCGGCCTCGCGCCTGGCGGACATGCCGGAAAACCACACGCTGGTCAGCTTCGCCCTGGCACCGGCGGACGGGGGAACGCTGCTGACGCTGACGCTCAGCGACTTCGCCGAACCGGCGATCCGGCCGCATGCCAATCTCTATTGGGGGCCGACCTTGCAGATTCTTAATGCGGTGTGCGAGCGCAGTTGA
- a CDS encoding Putative transposase for insertion sequence NGRIS-19a codes for MTQIALHVGIDVAKERLDVAIRETGELFAVDNDEAGYAALVERLSGRAIAAVGLEASGGYERAVLKALWQKGLPVRRINPHRLRQFARAAGVNAKNDRLDARVIARFLATLPVHPVEFDPSLELVIELVTARRQLQAELSRVNNQLEHVRDAALKRLAKRRATRLSADILLLDKRIAQAIAADHALARRDRLLRSTPSVGPVLSATLIAQLPELGRLSNRRIAALVGLAPYDHDSGKLKGKRCIWGGREPVRNVLYMAALSAGVHNPVFAAFRQRLRAKGKVAKVAIVAVMRKLITTLNAMIRDDKPWNPACV; via the coding sequence ATGACACAAATTGCACTGCATGTCGGCATCGATGTGGCCAAGGAGCGACTGGACGTGGCCATTCGGGAAACAGGGGAGTTGTTCGCAGTCGACAATGACGAAGCCGGTTATGCGGCATTGGTCGAGCGTCTGTCGGGTCGGGCGATCGCCGCCGTCGGCCTTGAGGCGAGCGGCGGCTATGAGCGGGCTGTGCTCAAGGCGCTGTGGCAGAAAGGCCTGCCGGTGCGTCGCATCAATCCGCACAGGCTGCGCCAATTCGCACGGGCGGCCGGCGTCAACGCCAAGAACGATCGCCTCGATGCACGTGTGATCGCCCGTTTCCTTGCGACGTTGCCGGTGCATCCGGTGGAGTTTGATCCAAGTCTGGAGTTGGTGATCGAACTGGTCACCGCGCGGCGCCAGCTCCAAGCCGAGCTCAGCCGTGTCAACAACCAGCTCGAACACGTGCGCGATGCCGCTCTCAAGCGCCTGGCCAAGCGGCGAGCGACCCGGCTCAGTGCCGACATCCTGTTGCTCGACAAACGCATCGCCCAAGCCATCGCGGCCGACCATGCCCTGGCACGGCGCGACCGCCTGCTGCGTTCAACTCCCAGTGTCGGCCCGGTCCTGAGTGCCACACTGATCGCACAGCTGCCTGAACTGGGCCGCTTGTCCAACCGGCGGATTGCCGCCCTTGTCGGGCTCGCCCCCTACGACCACGACAGCGGCAAGCTCAAAGGCAAGCGATGTATCTGGGGTGGCCGCGAGCCGGTCCGCAACGTCCTCTATATGGCCGCGCTCAGCGCCGGAGTGCATAATCCCGTCTTCGCCGCTTTCCGCCAGCGCCTGCGAGCGAAAGGCAAGGTGGCAAAGGTCGCCATCGTTGCCGTCATGCGCAAGCTGATCACAACCCTCAACGCCATGATCCGGGACGACAAACCTTGGAACCCGGCTTGCGTCTGA
- a CDS encoding peptidase S24/S26A/S26B, conserved region — protein sequence MGAMAKTELSIKVGAAIRQARKQRGLVMRHIAEHNDTDVAAVGNWETGRNLPKTENLLKTAAFLRVDPVALGQGQVVFLDDAGPVADAEIVTDAGPMPAGSMDIEVLGAAVGGDDGDFTFNGEPAGYVQRPPGVRNLPKVFALHVLSDSMVPRYEPGDLIYCGGRDAVPGDHVVIETFPEENEKNGKAFIKKLVKRTAGELVVEQYNPPKTLTFNRYAIKHVWRVIPLKELLGY from the coding sequence ATGGGCGCCATGGCAAAAACGGAACTGTCGATCAAGGTCGGAGCGGCGATACGCCAGGCGCGCAAGCAGCGCGGCCTGGTCATGCGCCACATTGCCGAGCATAACGACACCGATGTCGCCGCCGTCGGCAATTGGGAAACCGGCCGCAACCTGCCCAAGACCGAGAACCTGCTGAAGACCGCCGCCTTCCTGCGCGTCGACCCGGTGGCGCTCGGCCAAGGGCAGGTCGTCTTCCTTGACGATGCCGGCCCGGTGGCCGACGCCGAGATCGTCACCGATGCCGGCCCGATGCCGGCCGGCTCAATGGATATCGAGGTGCTGGGGGCCGCGGTCGGCGGCGACGACGGCGACTTCACCTTCAACGGCGAGCCCGCCGGCTACGTCCAGCGCCCGCCGGGCGTGCGCAACCTGCCGAAAGTCTTCGCCCTGCATGTGCTGTCCGATTCCATGGTGCCGCGCTACGAACCCGGCGACCTCATCTATTGCGGCGGCCGCGACGCCGTGCCCGGCGACCATGTGGTGATCGAGACGTTTCCGGAAGAAAACGAGAAGAACGGCAAGGCCTTCATCAAGAAGCTGGTCAAGCGCACAGCGGGCGAGCTGGTGGTCGAGCAATACAATCCGCCGAAGACGCTGACCTTCAACCGCTACGCGATCAAGCATGTCTGGCGGGTGATCCCGCTGAAGGAATTGCTGGGGTATTAG
- a CDS encoding ribose-binding protein of ribose ABC transporter, with product MNRREFLMTSVAAGAMMLAAPSAFAEDKLTILGSVPNLGFPFFVHMLNEIKAEAAAQGVNLTESDGQNSATKQTADIEAALVQKVNAIVISPLDVNALAPAIEEAVKAGVPVVTIDRRVDGVQGILAHVGADNVKGGEAEASAMVAAFPNGAKLFHLQGQPGAGPAIDRNKGVHNVLDPLKDKYQIIFEQTANFARAEALSVTEAGLAANGKPDAIICANDDMALGALEACAARNFTDVKIYGFDALPEALVAVRDGKLAGTVEQFPGQQSRTAVQIAVAYAKNKTEPKEKLVLLTPIVIGKDNLDKAERLSETK from the coding sequence ATGAACAGACGCGAATTCCTGATGACGTCCGTGGCGGCGGGCGCGATGATGCTGGCCGCGCCGTCGGCGTTTGCCGAGGACAAACTCACCATACTGGGCTCGGTGCCCAATCTCGGCTTTCCGTTCTTCGTGCACATGCTGAACGAGATCAAGGCCGAAGCCGCCGCGCAGGGCGTCAATTTGACCGAGAGCGACGGCCAGAACTCGGCCACCAAGCAGACCGCCGATATCGAGGCGGCACTTGTGCAGAAGGTCAACGCCATCGTCATTTCGCCGCTCGACGTCAACGCGCTGGCGCCGGCCATCGAGGAAGCGGTCAAGGCCGGCGTTCCCGTGGTGACGATCGACCGCCGTGTCGACGGTGTCCAGGGCATCCTCGCCCATGTCGGCGCCGACAACGTCAAGGGCGGCGAGGCGGAAGCCAGCGCCATGGTGGCGGCGTTCCCCAACGGCGCCAAGCTGTTCCATCTGCAGGGTCAGCCGGGTGCCGGTCCGGCCATCGACCGCAACAAGGGCGTGCACAATGTGCTCGATCCCTTGAAGGACAAGTACCAGATCATCTTCGAGCAGACCGCCAACTTCGCCCGCGCCGAAGCGCTGTCGGTGACGGAAGCCGGCCTCGCCGCCAACGGCAAGCCGGACGCCATCATCTGCGCCAATGACGATATGGCGCTCGGCGCGCTCGAGGCGTGCGCGGCGCGCAACTTCACCGACGTCAAGATCTACGGCTTCGATGCGCTGCCGGAAGCGCTGGTTGCCGTGCGCGACGGCAAGCTCGCCGGCACGGTCGAACAGTTCCCCGGCCAGCAGTCGCGCACCGCCGTGCAGATCGCGGTCGCCTACGCCAAGAACAAGACCGAGCCGAAGGAGAAGCTGGTGCTGTTGACGCCGATCGTCATCGGCAAGGACAATCTTGATAAGGCGGAGAGGTTGAGCGAGACGAAGTAG
- a CDS encoding dyhydroflavanol-4-reductase has product MRIFLTGATGFIGSALVPELIQAGHQVVGVTRSDVGAEALAAAGAEVHRGTLEDPTSLRSGAAKADAVIHTAFDHDFSRFAENCEKDKRVIAALGQALAGSDRPLVITSGVGMGSPGHGQLAVEDVFNASHPNPRIASELAGNALLEAGINVSVVRLPQVHNPVKQGLITPLIEIARQKGVSAYVGEGVNRFSAGHLLDAARLYRLAVEKRQPGARYHAVGEEGVEVRAIAKALGRGLNLPVVSIAPEQAAEHFGWMGMFAPMDLPASSALTQARLGWHPIGPTLIADLDAMRY; this is encoded by the coding sequence ATGCGTATCTTTCTCACCGGCGCGACCGGTTTCATCGGCTCAGCGCTGGTGCCCGAACTCATCCAGGCCGGCCATCAGGTGGTCGGCGTCACCCGCTCCGATGTCGGCGCCGAGGCGCTGGCCGCCGCCGGCGCCGAGGTGCATCGCGGAACCCTCGAGGATCCGACGAGCCTGCGCAGCGGTGCGGCCAAGGCGGACGCCGTGATCCACACCGCCTTCGACCATGATTTTTCGCGCTTTGCCGAAAACTGCGAAAAGGACAAGCGCGTCATCGCGGCACTCGGCCAGGCATTGGCCGGATCCGACCGGCCGCTGGTGATCACGTCGGGCGTCGGCATGGGCAGTCCCGGACATGGCCAGCTGGCGGTCGAGGACGTCTTCAACGCCAGCCACCCCAATCCGCGCATCGCCTCGGAACTCGCCGGCAATGCCTTGCTGGAGGCCGGCATCAATGTGTCGGTGGTGCGCCTGCCGCAGGTGCACAATCCGGTCAAGCAGGGGCTTATCACGCCGCTCATCGAGATCGCGCGCCAGAAGGGCGTCTCGGCCTATGTCGGCGAAGGAGTTAATCGCTTTTCGGCGGGTCATCTCCTGGACGCGGCACGCCTCTACCGGCTTGCCGTGGAAAAGCGCCAGCCGGGCGCGCGCTACCACGCCGTCGGCGAGGAAGGCGTCGAAGTGCGCGCCATCGCCAAGGCGCTTGGCCGGGGCCTCAATTTGCCTGTTGTTTCGATCGCACCGGAACAGGCAGCGGAGCACTTTGGCTGGATGGGAATGTTTGCTCCCATGGACCTGCCGGCCTCCAGCGCGCTCACCCAGGCACGGCTCGGCTGGCACCCGATCGGCCCGACGCTTATCGCCGATCTGGATGCGATGCGGTATTGA
- a CDS encoding ribose ABC transporter ATP-binding protein, with the protein MPAEAAPALLAVEGVTKHFSGVTALSDVSLDIRPGEILGLLGENGAGKSTLLKILSGVMPPSSGRITFDGADYAPSSPQDAKRLGIVTIYQELSLIPTLTVAENIFIGRAPVGPLGLVSWKRMERDSRDIIARVGLSIDPMTPVSALSVAEQQLVEIARALSLKSRLIIMDEPTSALTETEVQRLLSIMDRLRQDKVAIMFVTHRLEEASAICDRMTVLRDGRLAGHLDRDRGRPIQLPRIIEKMVGRAASELYARPAQRAVAGDIVLSVRSLRTVRDPEAPHAIVLDGVDIDLKAGEILGVAGLVGSGRTELARAIFGADRIAAGTITLDGKQIAPASPADAIALGIGLVPEDRKHQAIFAALGILPNFSVASLGTFSNGFGFMAERRERDALSGFRKMLSIRMASAEQAIEGLSGGNQQKVILARWLARDPKVLIVDEPTRGVDVGAKAEVHQILVQLAARGIAVMMISSELPEVLAVSDRIVTMRRGRITGEMPGVEANEEKLMELMALDKQDVQGQDAQSPDAERQAQ; encoded by the coding sequence TTGCCAGCTGAAGCCGCACCCGCCCTGCTCGCCGTCGAGGGCGTCACCAAGCATTTTTCCGGTGTCACCGCGCTGAGCGATGTCTCTCTCGACATCCGCCCTGGCGAAATCCTCGGCCTGCTTGGCGAAAACGGCGCCGGGAAATCGACGCTCTTGAAAATCCTGTCGGGCGTCATGCCGCCGTCCAGCGGACGCATCACTTTCGACGGCGCCGACTATGCGCCCTCCAGCCCGCAGGATGCCAAGCGGCTCGGCATCGTCACCATCTACCAGGAACTCAGCCTGATCCCGACGCTGACGGTGGCCGAGAATATTTTCATCGGCCGCGCGCCGGTCGGGCCGCTCGGCCTGGTGAGCTGGAAGCGCATGGAGCGGGATTCGCGCGACATTATCGCCCGCGTCGGTCTTTCCATCGATCCGATGACGCCGGTCTCGGCGCTATCGGTGGCCGAGCAGCAACTGGTCGAGATCGCCCGGGCGCTCTCGCTGAAGAGCCGGCTGATCATCATGGACGAGCCGACTTCGGCGCTGACCGAGACGGAGGTGCAGCGGCTGTTGTCGATCATGGACCGGCTGCGCCAGGACAAGGTCGCCATCATGTTCGTCACCCACCGGCTGGAGGAGGCGTCGGCCATCTGCGACCGCATGACGGTGCTGCGCGACGGCCGGCTGGCCGGGCATCTCGACCGCGATCGCGGACGGCCGATCCAGTTGCCGCGCATCATCGAAAAAATGGTCGGCCGCGCGGCTTCCGAACTTTACGCGCGGCCGGCGCAGCGCGCGGTCGCCGGCGATATCGTGCTGTCGGTGCGCAGCTTGCGCACCGTGCGCGATCCCGAGGCGCCGCATGCCATCGTGCTCGACGGCGTCGACATCGACCTCAAGGCTGGCGAAATCCTCGGCGTTGCCGGGCTTGTCGGCTCAGGCCGCACGGAGCTGGCGCGCGCCATTTTCGGCGCCGACCGGATCGCGGCGGGCACCATCACGCTGGACGGCAAGCAGATTGCGCCGGCCTCGCCGGCCGACGCCATCGCGCTCGGCATCGGTCTGGTGCCGGAGGACCGCAAACATCAGGCGATCTTCGCAGCACTCGGCATCCTGCCGAATTTCTCCGTCGCTTCGCTCGGCACATTCAGCAATGGTTTCGGTTTCATGGCTGAGCGGCGCGAGCGGGACGCGCTGTCGGGTTTCAGGAAGATGCTGTCGATCCGCATGGCCTCAGCGGAGCAGGCGATCGAGGGCCTGTCGGGCGGCAACCAGCAGAAGGTGATCCTGGCGCGCTGGCTGGCGCGCGATCCGAAGGTGCTGATCGTCGACGAGCCGACGCGCGGCGTCGATGTCGGCGCCAAGGCGGAGGTGCACCAGATCCTGGTGCAGCTGGCGGCGCGCGGCATCGCGGTGATGATGATCTCATCCGAACTGCCCGAAGTGCTGGCGGTGTCGGACCGCATCGTCACCATGCGCCGGGGCCGTATTACCGGCGAGATGCCGGGCGTCGAGGCAAACGAGGAAAAACTGATGGAATTGATGGCGCTCGACAAGCAAGATGTGCAGGGGCAGGACGCGCAGAGCCCGGACGCGGAGAGGCAGGCACAATGA